A window of the Mus pahari chromosome 1, PAHARI_EIJ_v1.1, whole genome shotgun sequence genome harbors these coding sequences:
- the LOC110333045 gene encoding apoptosis-associated speck-like protein containing a CARD has translation MGRARDAILDALENLSADELKKFKMKLLTVQLREGYGRIPRGALLQMDAIDLTDKLVSYYLEEYGLELTMAVLRDMGLQELAEQLQKIREASGAVAAATSVPAQSTARTEHFVDQHRQALIARVTEVDGVLDALHGSVLTEGQYQAVRAETTSQNKMRKLFSFSPSWNLTCKDSLLQALKDIHPYLVMDLEQS, from the exons ATGGGGCGGGCACGAGATGCCATCCTGGACGCTCTTGAAAACTTGTCAGCGGATGAGCTCAAAAAGTTCAAGATGAAGCTGCTGACAGTGCAACTGCGGGAAGGCTACGGGCGCATCCCACGGGGGGCCCTGCTGCAGATGGACGCCATAGACCTCACTGACAAACTTGTCAGCTACTATCTGGAAGAGTATGGCTTGGAGCTCACAATGGCTGTGCTTAGAGACATGGGCTTACAGGAGCTGGCTGAGCAGCTGCAAAAGATTAGGGAAG CATCTGGAGCTGTGGCAGCTGCAACCAGTGTCCCTGCTCAGAGTACAGCCAGAACAG AACACTTTGTGGACCAGCACAGGCAAGCACTCATTGCCAGGGTCACAGAAGTGGATGGGGTGCTGGATGCTCTGCATGGCAGTGTGCTGACTGAAGGGCAGTACCAGGCAGTTCGTGCAGAGACCACCAGCCAAAACAAGATGAGGAAGCTCTTCAGCTTTTCTCCATCCTGGAACCTGACCTGCAAGGACTCCCTCCTCCAGGCCTTGAAGGACATACATCCCTACTTGGTGATGGACCTGGAGCAGAGCTGA